One Lepus europaeus isolate LE1 chromosome 7, mLepTim1.pri, whole genome shotgun sequence DNA segment encodes these proteins:
- the LOC133764202 gene encoding olfactory receptor 5B3-like, translating to MGNRTDVTEFILLGLTNAPELQVLLFIIFTLIYFTNMVGNLGLIVLILWDSRLHTPMYFFLGHLSLVDVCYSSAVTPTVLAGLLMGNKVISYNACAAQMFCFAAFATVENFLLALMAYDRYVAVCQPLHYTTIMTRSVCACLTTVCYTGGFLNASIHTGDIFSLSFCKSNVVHHFFCDVPAVMVLSCSDGHASEMVLVFASSLIIFSVLLVILISYMFIFITILKMRSAAGYQKALSTCVSHFTAVSIFYGTLIFMYSQPSSSHSMDTDKIVSVFYTMVIPMLNPFVYSLRNNEVKRAFKKVVAKAKL from the coding sequence ATGGGCAACAGGACAGATGTGACAGAGTTTATCCTCCTGGGACTAACCAATGCCCCTGAACTACAAGTCCTCCTCTTTATCATATTCACTCTTATTTACTTCACCAATATGGTTGGGAATCTTGGACTGATTGTGTTGATCCTCTGGGACTCTCGTCTCCACACTCCCATGTACTTTTTCCTTGGTCACCTGTCTCTGGTGGATGTTTGCTACTCTTCAGCAGTCACTCCCACGGTTCTAGCTGGTCTCCTAATGGGAAACAAAGTCATCTCTTACAATGCTTGTGCTGCCCAGATGTTCTGTTTTGCAGCCTTTGCCACTGTGGAAAATTTCCTCTTGGCGTTAATGGCTTATGACCGCTATGTAGCGGTTTGTCAACCTTTACATTATACCACCATCATGACAAGAAGTGTATGTGCTTGTCTGACCACAGTCTGCTACACTGGGGGTTTCCTGAATGCCTCCATTCACACTGGAGACATAttcagtctctctttctgtaagtccAATGTGGTCCACCACTTCTTCTGTGATGTTCCAGCAGTCATGGTTCTCTCTTGCTCTGATGGACATGCCAGTGAGATGGTTCTTGTTTTTGCATCCAGCCTCATTATATTTTCTGTCCTCCTCGTTATCTTGATATCTTACATGTTCATTTTTATCACTATTCTAAAGATGCGCTCAGCTGCGGGGTACCAGAAGGCTCTATCCACCTGTGTTTCTCACTTCACTGCAGTCTCCATTTTCTATGGGACTCTTATATTCATGTATtcgcagcccagctccagtcattctaTGGACACAGACAAAATAGTGTCTGTGTTTTATACCATGGTCATCCCCATGCTGAACCCTTTTGtctacagcctgaggaacaaTGAGGTGAAGCGTGCATTCAAAAAGGTTGTCGCAAAGGCAAAATTGTAA